The genomic stretch TCCTgtaaattattttctctctctttctctctgcactaaacggcagtaccatggttggatagtgcagattaatgggtggtattattataataagatccccttctgacatcacaagaggaaccaaatttcaatgacttattttttcacatgcttgcagagaatggtttaccaaaactaaattactgggttgttctttttcatattttctaggttaattgaAGCACTAGAGAcctaattatagcacttaaacatggaaaaagccagattttcattatatgtcccctttaaatgttgCTAATCAATTTAGCTTGCCATATTATGTGAAAATGTAACACTTACACATTGTTTTACTGTTATTATGGATTActctaaggggtggtttcctgaacagggtttagattaatccaggaatAGGCTATGTTAGGACATttaagcaaataaataaaaaaacataccctacgaaaaaacaatactggtgttcATACTGAGACAAAACAATCGTACAAGGTGTTTTTTGATTGAAGGctgctcaaacatgcattttcgtCTTGGattaggataagccctgtccgagaaaccacccctaaaagtTTGGCTGCATGACAAAATTTTACCATATACAGTACCTCCCCTTAATAGCAGCGTAAATTTTGTTACTGTATCTGCATTTAGAAATACCCCTTGGTGttgttaaattttttaaatagcagTAGTGGTAAAGGTAAAAGTGAAGAAGATAAGTCAACAATTTAAGTGTTTGACAAAGAGGTTTCATTACACATATCTACCCATAAAAGCATTTACATTTGTTAGAAGTTGCTTTTATCCACAGAGAAAACATCACAAACAAAACGGATAAGCTGAGTTTATTCATTCAACAACTGATGAACAACTATTGACAATTACAAGACATTTCTATGACCAGAGTACTGTATAacaaatttatttcaatttaattttaaaattgtTACCACAAAGAtgatgaaaatgtaaaattacatttcAGTCTGGTTTACTCTGGTTTATAATGAGAATATTTCTCCCGGCATTTTGTTATTTAGaaataatgtaaaaattaaTACTGGGtcaacacaaaaaaaaagataacctgAACAGAAAAAAACCCCAACAGATTTATCGTATAAATAACCAAACAGGTAATACTCTTAACTTCGTAATCTCAGTACAGCATCCTTTTGTTGGCAAAccgtattttgtatttaaaaaggaATAAAATGAACCAATAATATTTAgctttctttcatatttattttccaGCCAGATGAACTTATGAGTctctatttgtatttttaacaaTCTAAGAAGTTTGCAGCCATCAGAAGCTCCAGTGCTATCTCTGGGGCAATGGGAAATTCTGGGATTTCTGTAGAACTATTAGTATAGCGAACTTTGTATGTAAAATACATGCAGACTTTAGAAAGGACATGTGATGGTATCTCTCGAAAGTTGACTTCATTTGTTTCGTTTTCAGCAAACTGGcctgaaaaaaaaagagaacactttaatatttaaacaaattcaAAGAATGCAAATC from Paramisgurnus dabryanus chromosome 6, PD_genome_1.1, whole genome shotgun sequence encodes the following:
- the elocb gene encoding elongin C paralog b, whose product is MDTEEKTYGGCEGPDAMYVKLISSDGHEFIVKREHALTSGTIKAMLSGPGQFAENETNEVNFREIPSHVLSKVCMYFTYKVRYTNSSTEIPEFPIAPEIALELLMAANFLDC